A stretch of Candidatus Nanogingivalaceae bacterium DNA encodes these proteins:
- the rpmG gene encoding 50S ribosomal protein L33, giving the protein MAKKNTKRKIIGLVSEATGHRIYYTRKNTQNTPEKLSLRKYNPKTRKHEVFTETKKSLGRNEVKPRKG; this is encoded by the coding sequence ATGGCTAAAAAGAATACGAAACGAAAGATTATTGGCCTTGTAAGTGAAGCTACAGGTCATCGAATTTATTACACTCGCAAAAATACTCAAAATACACCCGAGAAACTTTCTTTGCGAAAATACAACCCAAAGACACGAAAACACGAAGTTTTCACAGAGACTAAAAAATCTCTTGGTCGAAACGAAGTTAAACCACGAAAAGGTTAA
- a CDS encoding ABC transporter ATP-binding protein/permease, which translates to MLKFIFKFAKKYWLSLSLMLIFTVFSAKINLELPQYTSKIITQGVAMKNMEAIYSNGFHMIGLSLLSGVLMLAGIFFASRSAGAMARDIRHETFKKIEDFSMSEFGKFSVASLTTRITNDARQFQQTFTMIMRMGIYAPIIGAGAIINTLAISGSMSWIMAITVFSIIVLTTIIGVFAVPKLRIFQTKLDKLNMQTRQTITGLRVIRAYRKEKVEEEKFGEINAEMLKMNVFFERIFGLISPYMTMVSGLGLVAIAWIGSYFVKSGEISIGDVASLTQYLAQVTFAFVMLSMIFMSIPRMNVAIKRLSEVLDEEILIKDKAKTKKAPKTFELAFENVSFAYPDSEEAVLEDINFEVQQGQTIAVIGGTGSGKSTIAKLIPRFYDVSKGKIKLGGVDIRDLKQSELHDLIGYVPQKASLFSGNVRENINYGSSKHLTDEEIIEALKIAQAWDFVQKLPEDLNEKVSQGGKNFSGGQKQRLSIARAIASKAPILIFDDSFSALDYKTDAKLRAELASKTKLQTKFIVAQRVTSIMQADKIIVLDGGKIVGIGTHGELLEDNEIYREIASSQLSDEEIEAQIKEFEKQKTVSKTKKVAKKAVSVSKKIAKKSLKQAVAKKSKKGEK; encoded by the coding sequence ATGTTAAAATTTATTTTTAAATTTGCTAAAAAATATTGGCTAAGTTTAAGTTTGATGCTTATTTTTACCGTGTTCTCTGCTAAAATCAACCTTGAACTCCCTCAATACACTTCAAAAATTATCACTCAGGGTGTTGCTATGAAAAATATGGAAGCGATTTACTCAAACGGTTTTCATATGATTGGGCTTTCTCTTTTGAGTGGCGTTTTGATGCTGGCCGGAATTTTTTTCGCAAGCCGTTCGGCTGGAGCAATGGCGCGCGATATTCGTCATGAAACTTTTAAGAAAATTGAAGATTTTTCAATGAGTGAATTCGGCAAGTTCTCTGTTGCGAGCTTAACAACGCGAATCACTAATGACGCACGCCAATTTCAGCAAACTTTCACAATGATTATGCGAATGGGTATTTATGCGCCAATTATTGGTGCCGGTGCGATAATTAACACTTTGGCGATTTCTGGTTCAATGAGTTGGATTATGGCAATTACAGTTTTTTCGATTATTGTTTTAACTACAATTATCGGTGTTTTTGCTGTGCCAAAATTGAGGATTTTTCAAACAAAACTTGATAAATTAAACATGCAAACTCGCCAAACAATCACTGGCTTAAGGGTGATTCGAGCTTATCGAAAAGAAAAGGTTGAAGAAGAAAAATTCGGCGAAATTAATGCCGAGATGTTGAAAATGAATGTCTTTTTCGAAAGGATTTTTGGTTTGATTTCTCCATATATGACAATGGTTTCTGGCCTTGGTTTGGTTGCAATTGCTTGGATTGGTTCATACTTCGTGAAATCTGGCGAAATTTCAATCGGTGATGTAGCTTCCCTGACTCAATATTTGGCGCAGGTGACTTTTGCGTTCGTTATGCTTTCGATGATTTTTATGTCGATTCCACGAATGAATGTCGCCATTAAGCGATTGAGTGAAGTTCTTGACGAAGAAATTCTAATTAAAGATAAGGCAAAGACCAAAAAAGCGCCAAAAACTTTTGAGCTTGCTTTCGAAAATGTTAGTTTTGCGTATCCAGATTCTGAAGAGGCTGTTCTTGAAGATATTAATTTTGAAGTTCAACAAGGTCAAACTATTGCGGTGATTGGCGGAACTGGTTCTGGAAAGTCTACGATCGCAAAATTAATCCCACGGTTTTATGATGTTTCGAAAGGTAAAATTAAGCTTGGCGGCGTGGATATCCGCGACCTAAAACAAAGCGAACTTCACGATTTAATTGGCTATGTTCCACAAAAAGCAAGTCTTTTTTCTGGGAATGTTCGCGAGAATATAAATTATGGCTCTTCGAAACATCTAACGGATGAAGAAATTATCGAAGCTTTAAAAATTGCTCAAGCTTGGGATTTTGTGCAAAAACTGCCCGAAGATTTAAACGAAAAAGTTTCGCAAGGTGGTAAAAACTTCTCTGGTGGACAAAAACAGCGCCTCTCGATTGCGCGTGCGATTGCTTCAAAAGCTCCAATTTTGATTTTCGACGATAGTTTCTCAGCGCTTGATTATAAAACTGATGCTAAACTTCGTGCTGAGCTTGCTTCAAAAACTAAATTACAAACCAAGTTTATTGTGGCGCAACGCGTGACTTCAATTATGCAGGCCGATAAAATTATTGTGCTTGACGGCGGAAAAATTGTTGGAATTGGCACGCATGGCGAACTTCTTGAAGATAACGAAATTTACCGCGAGATTGCCTCGTCTCAGCTTTCTGACGAAGAAATTGAAGCGCAAATTAAAGAATTCGAAAAGCAAAAAACTGTTTCGAAAACCAAAAAAGTGGCTAAAAAAGCAGTTTCCGTTTCGAAAAAAATAGCTAAAAAAAGCTTAAAACAAGCAGTTGCGAAAAAATCTAAGAAAGGAGAAAAATAA
- the rplR gene encoding 50S ribosomal protein L18, protein MSKALALKKQNLALRKGRVRAKISGTAERPRLTVTISNLHVSAQLIDDVAQKTLVSATTVGSKAKGSKTELAAKIGTEIAKKAKKAKINTVVFDRNGRQYAGRLHALADAARKEGLEF, encoded by the coding sequence ATGTCTAAAGCATTAGCACTTAAGAAACAAAACTTAGCTTTGCGAAAAGGTCGCGTTCGAGCAAAAATTTCTGGAACAGCTGAACGCCCACGCTTAACTGTAACTATTAGTAATTTGCATGTTTCAGCTCAACTTATCGACGACGTTGCTCAAAAAACTCTTGTTTCAGCAACAACTGTTGGTTCAAAAGCTAAAGGTTCAAAAACAGAACTTGCTGCAAAAATTGGTACAGAAATTGCCAAAAAAGCAAAGAAAGCTAAAATTAATACAGTAGTATTTGACCGAAATGGTCGCCAATATGCAGGTCGTCTACACGCCCTAGCAGATGCTGCTCGTAAGGAAGGATTGGAGTTCTAA
- a CDS encoding glycoside hydrolase family 57 protein has protein sequence MAKKSIVLYLHVHQPWRVRDDQTIFNVGKNRDYFSEEKGLKRQSNGEIFRKVAEKSYIPMNNLLEELLARHPEFKFSFSITGTFIDQAQQFAPDVLESFKRLVRTGRAEIVAETYYHSLAFFFDREEFEAQVRAHQAKIREVFGVETTSFRNTELSYNDELGKWADNFGFKAILTEGWDPVLGWRSPNFVYRPKNTKNIRLLLKNYKLSDDLAFRFSNQNWEEYPLTTEKYISWLESASYRGDIINLFMDYETFGEHQWEESGIFGFFESLVAEWLKNTSHDFKTVTEAAQADPVAEISMPQTVTWADTERDLTAWLGNSMQQEAMKHLYALKPRVYNSYNGMLVEDWRRLTTSDHPYYMCTKYFNDGDVHAYFSPYKSPYDAFLYFMDALRDMDFRLKDVSPLQPKKVQETQKILKKSFSKVPKTPKRKKIFARMLHKNLMFAKGKRG, from the coding sequence ATGGCTAAAAAATCAATTGTTCTATATCTCCATGTTCATCAGCCGTGGCGAGTTCGTGATGACCAAACTATTTTTAATGTTGGTAAAAATAGAGATTATTTTAGTGAAGAAAAAGGTTTGAAGCGCCAAAGTAATGGTGAAATTTTTCGAAAAGTAGCTGAAAAATCTTATATCCCAATGAATAACCTACTCGAAGAACTTTTAGCTCGTCATCCTGAATTTAAATTCTCTTTTTCGATAACAGGCACTTTTATTGATCAAGCTCAGCAATTTGCGCCAGATGTTCTTGAGAGTTTTAAGCGTCTCGTTCGAACTGGCCGAGCGGAGATTGTTGCTGAAACTTATTATCACAGTTTAGCTTTCTTTTTTGACCGCGAGGAATTTGAGGCACAAGTTCGTGCACATCAAGCAAAGATTCGTGAAGTTTTTGGCGTAGAAACGACATCTTTTCGAAACACAGAACTTTCTTATAACGACGAATTAGGCAAATGGGCAGACAATTTTGGTTTCAAGGCAATTTTAACTGAAGGCTGGGATCCTGTGTTGGGGTGGCGTTCGCCGAATTTTGTGTATAGACCAAAAAATACTAAAAATATTCGCCTTCTTTTAAAGAATTATAAACTTTCTGATGATTTAGCTTTTCGATTTTCAAACCAAAACTGGGAAGAATATCCGCTAACAACCGAAAAATATATCAGCTGGCTAGAATCGGCGAGCTATCGAGGTGATATAATTAATCTTTTCATGGATTATGAAACTTTTGGTGAACATCAATGGGAGGAATCTGGAATTTTTGGCTTTTTCGAAAGCTTAGTTGCTGAGTGGCTAAAAAATACAAGTCATGATTTTAAAACTGTTACAGAAGCCGCTCAAGCCGATCCTGTTGCGGAAATTTCGATGCCTCAAACTGTTACTTGGGCGGATACTGAGCGCGATCTAACTGCGTGGCTTGGAAATTCAATGCAGCAAGAAGCAATGAAGCATCTTTACGCCTTAAAACCGCGAGTTTATAATTCTTATAACGGCATGCTTGTTGAAGATTGGCGACGGCTAACCACTAGCGATCACCCATACTATATGTGCACAAAATACTTTAACGATGGTGATGTTCATGCGTATTTTTCACCATATAAATCGCCCTATGATGCGTTTTTGTATTTTATGGATGCTCTGCGAGACATGGATTTTCGTTTGAAAGATGTTTCACCTTTACAACCTAAAAAAGTTCAAGAAACACAAAAAATTCTTAAAAAATCTTTTTCGAAAGTTCCAAAAACGCCAAAACGAAAGAAAATATTTGCGCGAATGCTTCATAAAAACTTAATGTTTGCTAAGGGAAAGCGAGGTTGA
- a CDS encoding ABC transporter ATP-binding protein/permease encodes MAKNQKNKLSLKTVLRLLQYFLPFKISITFFVIMTILGSISAIVGPQIVGEMINLITKRVEIRAGAVHFNPDFSKIAEFGLLLIAIYIGSGVFSYAQNWIMGQMVQKIVFKLRDESSKKIARLPLSYFDKHKTGDTVSIITNDIETLSNSLSESLNQLSYSIITIIGVTFMMISISWQMSLIALATGAFSVGVILVISKFSQVYFTDLQKFTSGLTSHTEEMLSSHEVIKVYNGEKSSVEDFEKINNKMYNSSWKSQFFGGLLYPIMGFINNISTLTVVVVGGVRAVNGQMTIGDITAFMQYMSRFTQPISNIANSMTSVQTVVAACERVFGFLDAEEETFVEISKTPPKEVNGAVEFSKVNFSYSKNKPIITNFSTKIAPRSNVAIVGPTGAGKTTLVNLLMRFYDIDSGKITIDGVDTSKMSRHDVRSLFGMVLQDTWLFNGTIAENLAYGKPDATREEIVEAAKAAHADHFIRTLPQGYDTVISEDIDNVSAGEKQLLTIARAILADSPMLILDEATSSVDTRTEAAIQSAMDNLTHGRTSFVIAHRLSTIRNADLILVLEHGNIVEQGSHKELLSKNGAYAKLYNSQFAE; translated from the coding sequence ATGGCGAAAAATCAAAAAAATAAGCTTTCGTTAAAGACGGTCTTGCGACTTTTGCAATATTTTTTGCCGTTTAAAATCTCGATTACATTTTTTGTAATTATGACAATTTTGGGCTCAATTTCAGCAATTGTTGGCCCGCAAATTGTTGGTGAAATGATCAATTTAATCACAAAGAGAGTTGAAATTCGTGCGGGCGCGGTTCATTTTAATCCTGATTTTTCAAAAATTGCTGAATTTGGTCTTTTGCTTATTGCGATTTATATCGGTTCGGGAGTTTTTAGTTATGCGCAAAACTGGATTATGGGTCAAATGGTGCAAAAAATCGTTTTCAAGCTACGTGATGAGTCTTCGAAAAAAATTGCACGATTACCACTTTCGTATTTTGACAAACATAAAACTGGCGATACGGTTTCAATTATCACAAACGACATCGAAACACTCAGCAATAGCTTAAGTGAGAGTTTAAATCAGCTTTCTTACTCGATTATTACGATAATTGGCGTAACTTTCATGATGATTTCAATTAGTTGGCAAATGAGCTTAATTGCGCTTGCAACAGGTGCTTTTTCGGTTGGTGTAATTTTAGTTATCTCAAAATTTAGTCAAGTTTATTTTACAGATTTACAAAAATTTACTTCAGGTCTAACTTCTCACACCGAGGAAATGCTTTCTTCGCACGAAGTTATCAAAGTTTATAACGGCGAAAAATCATCAGTTGAAGATTTCGAAAAAATCAACAACAAAATGTACAATTCATCTTGGAAATCGCAATTTTTTGGTGGTCTTCTCTACCCGATCATGGGATTTATAAATAATATCTCTACGCTAACAGTGGTAGTTGTTGGTGGTGTGCGTGCGGTAAACGGCCAAATGACGATTGGTGATATTACGGCCTTTATGCAATATATGAGTCGATTCACGCAGCCAATTTCGAATATTGCAAATTCAATGACGAGCGTTCAAACTGTTGTTGCGGCTTGTGAACGAGTTTTTGGTTTTCTTGATGCTGAAGAAGAAACTTTTGTTGAAATTTCGAAAACACCGCCAAAAGAAGTTAATGGCGCGGTAGAGTTTTCGAAAGTTAATTTCTCATATTCGAAAAACAAGCCAATTATCACTAATTTTAGTACAAAAATTGCACCACGCTCAAACGTGGCGATTGTTGGCCCAACTGGTGCTGGAAAAACTACACTCGTGAATCTTTTGATGCGATTTTATGATATTGACAGCGGAAAAATCACAATTGATGGAGTTGATACTTCGAAAATGTCGCGCCACGATGTTCGTTCCCTTTTTGGAATGGTTCTACAAGATACGTGGTTGTTTAATGGCACGATTGCCGAAAACTTAGCTTACGGAAAGCCCGATGCTACTCGTGAAGAAATTGTTGAGGCCGCAAAAGCCGCTCATGCCGATCACTTTATTCGAACTTTACCACAAGGATATGATACGGTTATTTCTGAAGATATCGATAATGTCTCGGCTGGCGAAAAACAGCTTCTTACGATTGCGCGTGCAATTTTAGCAGATTCGCCGATGTTGATTCTTGATGAGGCAACCAGCTCTGTTGATACACGAACGGAGGCTGCTATCCAATCGGCGATGGATAATTTAACACATGGCCGTACAAGCTTTGTGATTGCGCACCGCCTTTCAACAATTCGAAATGCTGATTTGATTCTAGTTTTGGAGCATGGAAACATTGTTGAGCAAGGCTCTCATAAAGAATTGCTTTCGAAAAATGGCGCCTATGCTAAGCTGTATAACTCACAGTTTGCTGAATAA
- the rplO gene encoding 50S ribosomal protein L15, producing the protein MKYNELQVAANKDRIRAGRGIAAGRGKTAGRGTKGQGARTGKKLRATFQGGQNPLVQATPKAKGFKSLRKPAQVVYLDHLNDLAGEVDNFRLFEEGYIETPFHKVKVISRGELNEKVTLKVQAASKSAIEAIEKAGGKFEKVATPLKKSVKEEK; encoded by the coding sequence ATGAAATACAATGAACTCCAAGTTGCTGCAAATAAAGATCGAATCCGCGCTGGTCGTGGTATCGCTGCTGGTCGTGGTAAAACTGCTGGTCGTGGTACAAAAGGTCAAGGTGCTCGAACAGGTAAAAAACTTCGTGCAACTTTCCAAGGTGGTCAAAACCCACTCGTTCAAGCAACTCCAAAAGCTAAAGGATTCAAATCTTTGCGAAAACCAGCTCAAGTTGTTTATCTTGATCATCTAAATGATCTAGCTGGTGAAGTTGACAACTTCCGACTATTCGAAGAAGGATATATCGAAACTCCTTTCCACAAAGTTAAAGTTATCTCTCGAGGTGAATTGAACGAAAAAGTTACTTTGAAAGTTCAAGCAGCTTCAAAATCAGCTATCGAAGCTATCGAAAAAGCTGGTGGTAAATTTGAAAAAGTTGCTACACCTTTGAAAAAATCAGTAAAAGAAGAAAAATAA
- a CDS encoding glycosyltransferase family 4 protein: MKILMLGWELPPHNSGGLGVACFYMAKALAEDGAEIEFVVPYKNKHTEIDFMKVLNATNFSEIHKFGAGAYDAPHWSRSSHNVGDFLPDIRSIQKEYCEFIREYLSIPENKPDVIHAHDWLTMEAGMLAREITGSPLVTHIHATEFDRSGGTSGNQQIHDIEYAGICNSDKVFAVSKNTRDVIIDKYKVSPEKVEVVYNAIETSTLASPQDYDERTYRYLEYLKSQGYTVVMTLTRFTVQKGLTYLMRAMAEAASRNPKIALLLVGDGEQRNELIKMASDFRIADKIFFTGFLRGDKWRDAYGVADVFVMSSVNEPFGLTALEAAHFNNALIISKQSGVGEVLQNILRYDFWDTKKLANQIYEVSVNKKLLNNLKKGVRKEYNKISWSDIADQIMDEFIHLTEEKNG, from the coding sequence ATGAAAATTCTAATGCTCGGGTGGGAGCTTCCTCCCCATAACAGTGGTGGTTTGGGCGTAGCTTGTTTTTATATGGCAAAAGCGCTAGCTGAAGATGGCGCTGAAATTGAGTTTGTCGTTCCGTATAAAAACAAACATACCGAAATTGATTTTATGAAAGTGCTAAATGCTACGAATTTTTCTGAGATTCATAAATTTGGCGCTGGGGCTTATGATGCGCCACACTGGTCGCGGTCGAGCCATAATGTGGGCGATTTTTTGCCGGATATTCGTTCGATTCAAAAAGAATATTGTGAATTTATTCGTGAATATTTAAGCATCCCGGAAAACAAACCGGATGTTATTCATGCGCACGATTGGCTTACGATGGAGGCTGGAATGCTGGCACGCGAGATTACGGGTTCTCCACTTGTTACACATATTCATGCAACAGAATTCGACCGTTCTGGTGGAACATCTGGCAATCAACAAATTCATGATATTGAATACGCTGGAATTTGCAATTCAGATAAAGTTTTTGCCGTTTCGAAAAATACACGAGATGTAATAATTGATAAATATAAAGTTTCTCCAGAAAAAGTCGAGGTTGTTTATAATGCAATCGAAACTTCAACACTTGCTAGTCCACAAGACTACGATGAGCGAACTTATCGCTATCTTGAATATTTAAAATCACAAGGCTATACGGTTGTGATGACTTTAACTCGTTTTACTGTTCAGAAAGGTTTAACATATTTAATGCGAGCCATGGCTGAAGCGGCTTCAAGGAACCCGAAAATCGCTCTTCTTCTTGTTGGTGATGGCGAGCAGCGTAACGAGCTTATTAAAATGGCTAGCGATTTTAGAATTGCGGATAAAATTTTCTTCACTGGCTTTTTGCGCGGAGACAAATGGCGCGATGCTTATGGGGTTGCAGATGTTTTCGTGATGAGCTCGGTTAATGAGCCTTTTGGGTTAACAGCCCTTGAAGCAGCACACTTTAACAACGCGTTAATTATTTCAAAACAGTCTGGCGTTGGTGAAGTTTTGCAGAACATTTTGCGCTACGATTTTTGGGATACTAAAAAGCTTGCAAATCAAATTTATGAAGTTTCGGTAAATAAAAAACTTCTAAATAATCTTAAAAAAGGCGTTCGAAAAGAGTATAATAAAATTTCTTGGAGTGATATTGCTGATCAAATCATGGATGAATTCATACACCTAACAGAGGAAAAAAATGGCTAA
- the rpsE gene encoding 30S ribosomal protein S5, with the protein MAEAQKTQAPRRNNDRHNGRNNGRKNDRRNNNRRQEREEKQFEELVINIDRVSRVVKGGRRFRFKALVVVGDRKNKVGVGVAKGQDVTAAIAKATNVAKKNMVEIALEGDTIPHEVEKKVTGAHVLLKPAAPGTGIIAGGVVRQIIGVTGIRNMLSKSLGSTNKVNIAYATVDALKSLVPKDQWLNAPKKAKKETK; encoded by the coding sequence ATGGCTGAAGCTCAAAAAACTCAGGCTCCACGCCGAAACAACGACCGACACAACGGTCGAAATAATGGTCGAAAAAACGACCGCCGAAACAATAACCGACGCCAAGAACGCGAAGAAAAGCAATTCGAAGAATTAGTAATCAATATTGATCGCGTTTCTCGTGTTGTTAAAGGTGGACGACGCTTCCGCTTTAAAGCTCTTGTTGTTGTGGGTGACCGCAAAAACAAAGTTGGTGTTGGTGTAGCTAAAGGTCAAGATGTGACTGCAGCTATCGCTAAAGCAACAAATGTTGCAAAGAAAAATATGGTTGAAATAGCGCTTGAAGGCGACACAATTCCACACGAAGTTGAAAAGAAAGTAACTGGTGCACACGTTCTTTTGAAACCTGCCGCTCCTGGTACTGGTATTATCGCTGGTGGTGTTGTTCGACAAATCATTGGTGTAACAGGTATTCGAAACATGCTTTCGAAATCTCTTGGCTCAACAAACAAAGTTAACATTGCTTATGCAACAGTTGATGCTTTGAAGAGTCTTGTACCTAAAGACCAATGGCTAAATGCGCCAAAAAAAGCTAAAAAGGAGACTAAGTAA
- a CDS encoding M48 family metallopeptidase produces the protein MSIVDKEFGEIKIRKNKLARSVKLSVGVDGSLRVSIPYYSPEFAVRRLVNGNRDEIRKMLATHNAKNSYQDGDLIGKTHALFLRKFSGEEIKISNEGNQILVQIPQELAFENPLVQSEIRKTVSKILRKQAKAYLPRRIDFLAEKYGFSFEKLRFSHTGTRWGSCSSSGTISLNIALMNLPHHLIDYVIIHELCHTRQMNHSFKFWQEVEKYCPDYKKYVQEIKQFSPSI, from the coding sequence ATGTCTATAGTCGATAAAGAGTTTGGTGAAATTAAAATTCGAAAAAATAAACTCGCTCGCTCCGTAAAACTTTCTGTCGGCGTTGATGGAAGTTTGCGTGTATCAATCCCCTATTATTCACCAGAATTTGCCGTTCGGCGGCTTGTTAATGGCAATCGCGATGAAATTCGAAAAATGCTCGCAACACACAACGCTAAAAATTCTTATCAAGACGGAGATTTGATTGGCAAAACTCACGCGCTTTTTTTGCGAAAATTTTCGGGCGAAGAAATCAAAATTTCAAATGAAGGAAATCAGATTTTGGTGCAAATTCCGCAAGAGTTAGCTTTCGAAAATCCACTTGTTCAATCTGAGATTCGCAAAACCGTATCAAAAATTCTTCGAAAGCAAGCTAAAGCGTATTTACCCCGCCGAATTGATTTTTTGGCAGAAAAATATGGTTTTAGCTTTGAGAAATTGCGTTTTTCGCACACGGGCACGCGGTGGGGTTCATGCTCTTCTAGCGGAACAATTTCTTTAAATATCGCATTAATGAATTTACCACACCATTTGATTGATTATGTGATTATTCATGAGCTTTGTCATACTCGGCAAATGAACCATTCGTTTAAATTTTGGCAAGAAGTTGAAAAATATTGCCCAGACTATAAGAAATACGTTCAAGAAATAAAACAGTTTTCGCCAAGTATTTAG
- the rplF gene encoding 50S ribosomal protein L6, whose amino-acid sequence MSRIGKLPIEVPAGVTITIDENEISVKGAKGELTVPHLSDVTVELDGTTLKVVRKNDERVARAQHGLQRALLNNAVIGVTKGFEKKLEVNGVGFRVQTNNPQELEMQLGFSHPVIYKAKEGITLSNDKMVITVAGIDKQAVGQAAAEIRALKKPEPYKGKGIKYVDEVILRKAGKAGK is encoded by the coding sequence ATGAGTCGAATCGGAAAACTACCTATTGAGGTTCCGGCTGGTGTGACAATCACGATTGACGAGAACGAGATTTCAGTTAAAGGCGCTAAAGGCGAGCTAACTGTGCCTCATTTGTCAGACGTAACTGTCGAACTTGACGGCACAACATTAAAAGTTGTTCGAAAAAATGACGAACGCGTAGCCCGCGCACAACACGGATTACAACGAGCTCTTTTGAATAATGCCGTTATTGGTGTTACAAAAGGTTTCGAAAAGAAATTGGAAGTTAACGGAGTTGGTTTCCGTGTTCAAACTAACAATCCACAAGAGCTTGAAATGCAACTTGGTTTCTCACACCCTGTAATCTATAAAGCGAAAGAAGGAATCACTCTTTCTAACGATAAAATGGTTATTACAGTTGCAGGAATCGACAAGCAAGCTGTTGGTCAAGCTGCGGCAGAAATCCGCGCTTTGAAGAAACCTGAACCATACAAAGGTAAAGGTATTAAATATGTTGATGAAGTTATCTTGCGAAAAGCAGGAAAGGCAGGTAAGTAA